One Polaribacter sp. KT25b DNA segment encodes these proteins:
- a CDS encoding LptE family protein, whose product MKKIIYISLFLINSLVFIACGAYSFTGGNTGKAKTIQIDFFPNQAQLIEPALTQRFTNDLQDLFTRQTNLTLTSSNGDLHFSGEITGFRVTPMSGTSNQTAAQNRLTVTVNVRFENKLEPKDDFEKTFSFYSDYGANSQLTGSVLEAALDEIIERLTQDIFNASVAKW is encoded by the coding sequence ATGAAAAAAATAATTTACATATCGCTATTTTTAATAAATTCACTAGTATTTATTGCTTGTGGAGCGTATTCTTTTACAGGTGGAAATACAGGTAAAGCAAAAACGATTCAAATAGATTTTTTTCCGAATCAAGCGCAATTAATAGAACCTGCACTAACACAACGTTTTACAAACGACTTGCAAGATTTATTTACAAGACAAACAAATTTAACACTTACAAGTTCTAACGGCGATTTGCATTTTAGTGGAGAAATTACAGGTTTTAGGGTAACACCAATGAGTGGAACATCTAACCAAACTGCTGCTCAAAATAGATTAACAGTTACTGTAAATGTTCGTTTTGAAAATAAATTAGAACCAAAAGATGATTTTGAAAAAACATTTTCTTTTTATTCTGATTATGGAGCAAACTCTCAACTAACAGGTAGCGTTTTAGAAGCTGCTTTAGATGAAATTATAGAAAGACTTACACAAGATATATTTAATGCTTCTGTTGCAAAATGGTAA
- the topA gene encoding type I DNA topoisomerase — MAKNLVIVESPAKAKTIEKFLGKEYQVESSFGHIADLPSKELGIDVDGNFSPTYIVSDDKKAVVKKLKTLAKKAEVVWLASDEDREGEAIAWHLKEQLALKEESTKRIVFHEITKKAILKAVDNPRDIDYNMVNAQQARRVLDRIVGYELSPVLWRKVKGGLSAGRVQSVAVRLIVERERSILGFTAETHYKVVAEFSNKEGATFKAGIPKNFETKKGAENFLKSCINADFSIADLTKKPAKKSPAAPFTTSTLQQEASRKLGFPVGKTMQVAQRLYEAGLITYMRTDSVNLSVDARNEAAEEITNYYGKEYSKERVFKSKVKGAQEAHEAIRPTNMKMHTVDTEYDQNRLYDLIWKRTLASQMSDAQLERTNVKIENSENSKIFTANGEMIKFDGFLKVYLEGNDNEDEEQAGMLPNLKVNESLDYTFINATQRFTSPPYRFTEASLVKQLEELGIGRPSTYAPTISTVQRRGYIEKGVNEGVEREYQQLILSNGVVKTHTLSEKTGSDKNKLVPTDIGNIVNDFLVANFSNVLDFGFTAKVESSFDDISEGTENWREMIKGFYQKFHDNVEDVKENAERESGERILGKHPESGKTVLVRLGKFGPIAQIGAPEDEEKVFASLNNDQHLGTITLEEALELFLLPKTLGVYEGEEVIVSNGRFGPYIRFGTMFVSLAKGENPMEVDMPRAEELIVAKQKADAPIYHYEDLPVQKGVGRFGPFIKWNNMFINVSKKYDFDNLSDENIIELIEVKKQKEIDKVIHNWEDVAIRVEKARWGRYNVIKGKIKIELPKTTEIEKLSKEEAVAMIEAKTPKKKVAKKRAPAKKKATAKKTAKKK, encoded by the coding sequence ATGGCAAAGAATTTAGTAATAGTAGAGTCACCAGCAAAAGCAAAAACAATCGAAAAATTTCTTGGAAAAGAGTATCAAGTAGAATCGAGTTTTGGGCATATTGCAGATTTACCATCCAAAGAATTAGGTATTGATGTTGATGGGAATTTTAGCCCAACATATATAGTTTCTGATGATAAGAAAGCAGTTGTAAAAAAACTGAAAACGTTAGCTAAAAAAGCAGAAGTGGTTTGGTTAGCAAGTGATGAGGATCGAGAGGGTGAGGCTATTGCTTGGCATTTAAAAGAGCAGTTAGCATTAAAAGAAGAAAGTACAAAACGTATTGTTTTTCACGAAATTACTAAAAAAGCCATTTTAAAAGCAGTCGACAATCCTAGAGATATCGATTATAATATGGTAAATGCGCAACAAGCAAGAAGAGTTTTAGATAGAATTGTTGGGTACGAATTATCACCAGTTTTATGGCGAAAAGTAAAAGGAGGTTTATCTGCAGGTAGAGTACAATCTGTTGCTGTTCGTTTAATTGTTGAGAGAGAAAGAAGTATTTTAGGGTTTACTGCCGAAACTCATTATAAAGTAGTTGCAGAGTTTTCTAATAAAGAAGGCGCAACTTTTAAAGCCGGAATTCCTAAAAATTTCGAAACTAAAAAAGGAGCAGAAAATTTCTTAAAATCTTGTATAAATGCAGATTTTTCAATTGCTGATTTAACAAAAAAACCAGCAAAGAAATCTCCTGCTGCACCATTTACAACATCAACATTACAACAAGAAGCGTCTAGAAAATTAGGTTTTCCAGTGGGAAAAACAATGCAAGTTGCACAACGTTTGTATGAAGCCGGTTTAATAACTTATATGAGAACTGATAGTGTAAATTTATCAGTAGATGCAAGAAATGAAGCTGCAGAAGAAATTACAAATTATTACGGGAAAGAATATAGTAAAGAACGTGTTTTTAAATCGAAAGTAAAAGGTGCGCAAGAAGCCCACGAAGCGATTAGACCAACAAACATGAAAATGCATACGGTTGATACAGAATATGACCAAAATAGATTATATGATTTAATTTGGAAAAGAACTTTAGCTTCACAAATGAGTGATGCTCAGTTAGAAAGAACCAACGTGAAAATTGAAAATTCTGAAAACTCAAAGATTTTTACTGCTAATGGTGAAATGATAAAATTTGATGGTTTTCTAAAAGTATATTTAGAAGGAAATGATAATGAAGATGAAGAGCAAGCAGGAATGTTGCCAAATTTAAAAGTAAATGAAAGTTTAGATTATACTTTTATAAATGCTACACAGCGCTTTACAAGTCCGCCATACAGATTTACAGAAGCATCTTTGGTAAAACAATTAGAAGAGTTGGGTATTGGTCGTCCATCTACTTATGCGCCAACAATTTCTACAGTACAACGAAGAGGTTATATAGAAAAAGGTGTAAATGAAGGTGTTGAACGAGAATATCAGCAATTAATTTTATCAAACGGAGTTGTAAAAACGCATACTTTATCAGAAAAAACAGGTTCAGATAAAAATAAATTAGTGCCTACGGATATTGGGAATATTGTAAATGATTTTTTAGTTGCTAATTTTTCTAACGTTTTAGATTTTGGTTTTACTGCAAAAGTAGAAAGTTCTTTTGATGATATTTCTGAAGGAACAGAAAATTGGAGGGAAATGATTAAAGGTTTCTATCAAAAATTTCATGATAACGTAGAGGATGTTAAAGAAAATGCAGAGCGAGAAAGTGGTGAGCGTATTTTAGGAAAACATCCAGAGTCTGGAAAAACAGTTTTGGTTCGTTTAGGTAAATTTGGGCCAATTGCACAAATCGGTGCTCCAGAAGATGAAGAAAAAGTGTTTGCAAGCTTAAATAATGATCAACATTTAGGTACAATTACTTTAGAAGAAGCTTTAGAATTGTTTTTATTACCAAAAACCTTAGGTGTTTATGAAGGTGAAGAAGTAATTGTTTCTAACGGGCGTTTTGGGCCTTATATTCGTTTCGGAACTATGTTTGTTTCTTTGGCTAAAGGAGAAAATCCGATGGAAGTTGATATGCCAAGAGCAGAAGAATTAATTGTTGCAAAACAAAAAGCAGATGCACCAATTTATCATTATGAAGATTTACCTGTACAAAAAGGAGTTGGGCGTTTTGGACCATTTATAAAATGGAATAATATGTTTATTAATGTTAGTAAAAAGTATGATTTTGACAATCTTTCTGATGAAAATATTATTGAATTAATTGAGGTTAAGAAACAGAAAGAAATAGATAAAGTTATCCATAATTGGGAAGACGTAGCTATTCGTGTAGAAAAAGCACGTTGGGGAAGGTATAACGTTATTAAAGGGAAAATAAAAATTGAGTTGCCAAAAACAACAGAGATTGAAAAACTTTCTAAAGAAGAAGCTGTTGCAATGATTGAGGCTAAAACACCAAAGAAAAAAGTAGCTAAAAAGAGAGCGCCTGCAAAAAAGAAAGCAACTGCTAAAAAAACTGCAAAAAAGAAATAA
- the miaB gene encoding tRNA (N6-isopentenyl adenosine(37)-C2)-methylthiotransferase MiaB, translated as MEYVEKIIDEKLQGKALVTEHKVENGKKLFIESYGCQMNMNDSEIVASILAEQGYNTTQILEEADLVLVNTCSIREKAETTVRKRLQKYNAVKQINKKMKVGVLGCMAERLKEKFLEQEKIVDLVVGPDAYRDLPNLLEEIDAGRDAVNVILSKEETYGDVSPVRLNSNGVTAFVSITRGCDNMCTFCVVPFTRGRERSRDPKSILEEIQSMVDRNFKEITLLGQNVDSFLWFGGGLKKDFNKASEMAQATAVNFAQLLDMCATQFPKTRFRFATSNPQDISLDVIYTMAKHKNICKYLHLPVQSGSNNMLKAMNRQHTREEYIELIDNIFRIVPEMSLSQDMIVGFCGETEEDHQDTLELMKYVKYDFGFMFTYSERPGTLAAKKMVDDVPFEVKKRRLQEIIDLQQEHALYRTQQHLGKIEEFLIEGTSKKNPNEWKGRNTQNTVAVFPKGNYKLGDFVLLKVEDCTSATLKGTVIGYSDNN; from the coding sequence ATGGAATACGTAGAAAAAATCATCGACGAAAAACTACAAGGCAAAGCACTTGTTACCGAACATAAAGTAGAAAACGGCAAGAAATTATTTATTGAAAGCTATGGCTGTCAAATGAATATGAATGATAGTGAGATTGTTGCATCTATTTTAGCAGAGCAAGGTTACAACACAACACAAATTCTTGAAGAAGCAGATTTAGTTTTAGTAAACACTTGCTCTATTAGAGAAAAAGCAGAAACAACTGTTCGTAAAAGATTGCAGAAATATAATGCTGTAAAACAAATAAATAAAAAAATGAAAGTTGGCGTGTTAGGTTGCATGGCCGAACGTTTAAAAGAAAAGTTTTTAGAGCAAGAAAAAATTGTTGACCTAGTTGTTGGGCCAGATGCTTACAGAGATTTACCTAATTTATTAGAAGAAATTGACGCTGGTAGAGATGCTGTAAATGTAATTTTATCAAAAGAAGAAACTTATGGTGATGTTTCTCCAGTTCGTTTAAATTCTAACGGAGTTACCGCTTTTGTTTCAATTACTAGAGGTTGCGATAATATGTGTACTTTTTGTGTAGTTCCTTTTACACGTGGACGAGAAAGAAGTAGAGATCCGAAGAGTATTTTAGAGGAAATTCAATCGATGGTTGATAGAAACTTTAAAGAAATTACACTTTTAGGACAGAATGTAGATAGTTTTTTATGGTTTGGCGGCGGATTGAAGAAAGATTTTAACAAAGCATCTGAAATGGCACAAGCAACCGCTGTTAATTTTGCACAATTGTTAGATATGTGTGCTACTCAATTTCCTAAAACACGTTTTCGTTTTGCAACTTCTAATCCGCAAGACATCAGTTTAGATGTAATTTACACGATGGCAAAACATAAAAATATTTGTAAATATTTGCATTTACCTGTTCAAAGCGGAAGCAATAACATGCTAAAAGCCATGAACAGACAACATACTCGTGAAGAATACATCGAGTTAATTGACAATATTTTTAGAATCGTTCCAGAAATGTCCTTATCTCAAGATATGATTGTTGGTTTTTGTGGCGAAACAGAAGAAGATCATCAAGATACTTTAGAGTTAATGAAATATGTAAAATATGACTTCGGATTTATGTTTACGTATTCTGAAAGACCAGGAACTTTAGCAGCTAAAAAAATGGTTGATGATGTGCCTTTTGAAGTTAAAAAACGAAGATTACAAGAAATTATAGATTTACAACAAGAACACGCTTTATATAGAACACAACAACATTTAGGTAAAATTGAAGAATTTTTAATTGAAGGTACTTCTAAGAAAAATCCTAATGAATGGAAAGGTAGAAATACACAAAATACAGTTGCTGTTTTTCCTAAAGGCAATTATAAATTGGGAGATTTTGTACTATTAAAAGTAGAAGATTGCACCTCTGCAACCTTAAAAGGAACAGTAATTGGGTATTCTGATAATAATTAA
- a CDS encoding sigma 54-interacting transcriptional regulator: MENIQAIKQRFGIIGNDLHLDRAIEKAVRVAPTDISVLVTGESGVGKENIPKIIHSLSHRKHAKYIAVNCGAIPEGTIDSELFGHEKGSFTGANQDRKGYFEVADGGTIFLDEVGELPLTTQVRLLRVLENGEFIKVGSSKVLKTNVRIVAATNVNMQSAIQKEKFREDLYYRLSTVEIHLPALRDRNEDIHLLFRKFASDFAQKYRMPSIRLDENAVAVLLNYRFPGNIRQLKNLAEQISVIEEERIVTAAKLQQYLPNNNGNFPTVIGSKKENDFSTERDIMYKILFDMRNDINDLKKLTLDLMKSGNVEEVQEENHQLIEKIYGNTNSKTSKFEVLNIPQNSSEEKDYDFIETIEEDESLSLQDKEVEMIKKSLEKNSNKRKLAAKELGISERTLYRKIKQYDL; encoded by the coding sequence ATGGAAAACATACAAGCAATAAAACAACGTTTTGGCATTATAGGTAACGATTTACACCTTGATAGAGCTATTGAAAAAGCTGTAAGAGTTGCGCCTACAGATATTTCTGTTTTGGTTACTGGAGAAAGTGGTGTTGGTAAAGAAAATATTCCGAAAATTATACATTCTTTATCACACAGAAAACATGCAAAATATATTGCAGTAAATTGTGGTGCAATTCCAGAAGGCACAATTGACAGTGAACTTTTTGGACATGAAAAAGGTTCATTTACTGGAGCAAATCAAGATAGAAAAGGTTATTTTGAAGTTGCCGATGGAGGAACCATTTTTTTAGATGAAGTTGGCGAATTACCACTAACAACACAAGTTCGTTTATTACGTGTTTTAGAAAATGGCGAATTTATAAAAGTAGGTTCATCAAAAGTATTAAAAACCAATGTTAGAATTGTTGCTGCTACAAACGTAAATATGCAATCTGCCATTCAAAAAGAAAAATTTAGAGAAGATTTATATTATCGTTTAAGTACTGTAGAAATTCATTTACCTGCTTTACGAGATCGTAATGAAGATATTCACTTATTGTTTAGAAAATTTGCTTCGGATTTTGCACAGAAATACAGAATGCCTTCTATTCGATTAGATGAAAACGCTGTTGCTGTTTTATTAAATTATCGTTTTCCAGGAAATATTCGTCAGTTAAAAAATTTAGCAGAACAAATATCTGTTATTGAAGAAGAAAGAATTGTTACAGCTGCAAAATTACAACAATATTTACCTAATAATAACGGAAATTTCCCTACAGTAATTGGCAGTAAAAAAGAAAATGATTTTTCTACTGAACGTGATATCATGTACAAAATTTTGTTTGATATGCGCAACGATATCAACGATTTAAAGAAATTGACTTTAGATTTAATGAAAAGCGGAAACGTTGAAGAAGTACAAGAAGAAAATCATCAATTAATAGAAAAGATTTATGGAAATACTAATTCAAAAACGTCTAAATTCGAAGTTTTAAATATTCCTCAAAATTCATCCGAAGAAAAAGATTATGATTTTATTGAAACTATAGAAGAAGATGAATCTTTATCTTTACAAGACAAGGAAGTTGAAATGATTAAAAAATCATTAGAAAAAAACAGCAATAAGCGTAAATTAGCAGCCAAAGAACTAGGTATTTCTGAAAGAACTTTGTACAGAAAAATTAAACAATACGACCTTTAA
- the secG gene encoding preprotein translocase subunit SecG: protein MSYTAFLILILVVAVALILIVMVQNPKGGGLSSSFGGGGAQSLGGVQNTNNFLDRTTWTLGIAMFALILLSNFAIPREGAGNVNLDNTLDGIESTSTPVDNTSSTTKDTVK, encoded by the coding sequence ATGAGTTATACAGCATTTTTAATTCTAATTTTGGTTGTAGCAGTAGCTTTAATCTTAATTGTTATGGTTCAAAATCCTAAAGGTGGAGGATTATCTTCTTCTTTTGGAGGTGGTGGAGCACAATCTTTGGGTGGCGTGCAAAACACTAATAACTTCTTAGACAGAACAACTTGGACTCTTGGTATTGCAATGTTTGCTTTGATTTTATTATCAAATTTCGCAATTCCTAGAGAAGGAGCAGGTAATGTAAACTTAGATAATACTTTAGACGGAATCGAATCAACTTCAACTCCTGTAGATAACACAAGTTCTACAACTAAAGATACTGTTAAGTAA
- the groL gene encoding chaperonin GroEL (60 kDa chaperone family; promotes refolding of misfolded polypeptides especially under stressful conditions; forms two stacked rings of heptamers to form a barrel-shaped 14mer; ends can be capped by GroES; misfolded proteins enter the barrel where they are refolded when GroES binds), giving the protein MAKDIKFDIEARDGLKRGVDALANAVKVTLGPKGRNVIISKSFGAPTVTKDGVSVAKEIELEDSLENMGAQMVKEVASKTNDLAGDGTTTATVLAQAIVKEGLKNVAAGANPMDLKRGIDKAVTAIVTDLEKQAKQVGNSSEKIKQVAAISANNDDVIGDLIATAFSKVGKEGVITVEEAKGMETYVDVVEGMQFDRGYLSPYFVTDADKMIADLENPYILLFDKKISNLNEILPILEPVAQSGRPLLIIAEDVDGQALATLVVNKLRGGLKIAAVKAPGFGDRRKAMLEDIAILTGGTVISEERGFSLENATLDLLGTAETVTIDKDNTTIINGSGDADTIKARVSQIKAQIETTTSDYDKEKLQERLAKLAGGVAVLYVGAASEVEMKEKKDRVDDALHATRAAVEEGIVAGGGVALVRAKKVLEKLATDNLDETTGVQIVNKAIESPLRTIVENAGGEGSVVINKVLEGKKNFGYDAKSETYVDMLEAGIIDPKKVTRVALENAASVSGMILTTECALVDIKEDAPAGGMPPMGGGMPGMM; this is encoded by the coding sequence ATGGCAAAAGACATAAAATTTGATATTGAAGCAAGAGACGGCTTAAAACGTGGAGTTGATGCGCTGGCAAATGCAGTAAAAGTAACCTTAGGACCTAAAGGAAGAAATGTAATTATTTCTAAATCTTTTGGCGCACCAACAGTTACTAAAGATGGTGTTTCTGTAGCTAAAGAAATAGAATTAGAAGATTCTTTAGAAAATATGGGAGCTCAAATGGTAAAAGAAGTGGCCTCTAAAACCAACGATTTAGCTGGTGATGGAACTACAACTGCAACTGTTCTTGCACAAGCAATTGTAAAAGAAGGTTTAAAAAATGTTGCTGCAGGCGCAAATCCTATGGATTTGAAACGTGGTATTGACAAAGCTGTTACTGCAATTGTTACTGATTTAGAAAAACAAGCTAAACAAGTAGGAAACTCATCAGAAAAAATAAAACAAGTTGCTGCAATTTCTGCAAATAACGATGATGTTATTGGTGATTTAATTGCAACCGCTTTTAGCAAAGTTGGTAAAGAAGGTGTTATTACCGTTGAAGAAGCAAAAGGAATGGAAACGTATGTTGATGTTGTTGAAGGCATGCAATTTGACAGAGGATATTTATCTCCTTACTTTGTAACAGATGCTGATAAAATGATTGCTGATTTAGAAAATCCGTATATTTTATTATTTGACAAAAAGATTTCTAACTTAAACGAAATTCTTCCAATTTTAGAACCTGTTGCGCAATCTGGTCGCCCATTATTAATTATTGCTGAAGATGTTGATGGCCAAGCCTTAGCTACTTTAGTTGTAAATAAATTAAGAGGTGGATTAAAAATTGCTGCTGTAAAAGCTCCTGGTTTTGGAGACAGAAGAAAAGCAATGTTAGAAGATATCGCTATTTTAACTGGTGGAACTGTAATTTCTGAAGAAAGAGGTTTTTCTCTTGAAAACGCAACTTTAGATTTATTAGGAACTGCAGAAACAGTAACAATCGATAAAGATAATACTACAATTATAAATGGTTCTGGAGATGCTGATACTATAAAAGCTAGAGTTAGCCAAATTAAAGCGCAAATCGAAACTACAACATCAGATTACGATAAAGAAAAACTACAAGAACGTTTAGCTAAATTAGCTGGTGGAGTTGCAGTTTTATATGTTGGCGCTGCTTCTGAAGTAGAAATGAAAGAGAAAAAAGACAGAGTTGATGATGCTTTACACGCTACAAGAGCAGCTGTAGAAGAAGGTATTGTTGCTGGTGGTGGAGTTGCTTTAGTTAGAGCTAAAAAAGTTCTTGAAAAATTAGCAACTGATAATTTAGATGAAACTACAGGTGTACAAATTGTAAACAAAGCTATTGAATCTCCTTTAAGAACTATCGTTGAAAATGCTGGTGGAGAAGGTTCTGTAGTAATCAATAAAGTATTAGAAGGTAAAAAGAACTTTGGTTATGATGCAAAATCTGAAACGTATGTAGATATGCTAGAAGCTGGTATTATAGACCCTAAAAAAGTAACAAGAGTTGCTTTAGAAAATGCTGCTTCTGTTTCTGGAATGATCTTAACTACAGAATGTGCTTTAGTAGACATTAAAGAAGATGCTCCTGCTGGCGGAATGCCTCCAATGGGTGGTGGAATGCCAGGAATGATGTAA
- a CDS encoding heavy-metal-associated domain-containing protein yields MKKIVLVFSMIMIGFSVQSQEVKKNKNAKVSFEVDGICGMCKKRIETAALKSKGVKFAIWSVETHQLNLIMDERKTDVATVQKNILAVGHDVLLEEDKKIEATIEAYNSVHPCCKYRDDEIILDHKGELKKQKKQ; encoded by the coding sequence ATGAAAAAAATAGTTTTAGTATTCAGTATGATAATGATTGGTTTTTCTGTACAATCGCAAGAAGTAAAAAAGAACAAAAACGCTAAAGTTTCTTTTGAAGTAGATGGAATTTGTGGAATGTGTAAAAAAAGAATTGAAACTGCCGCTTTAAAATCTAAAGGAGTAAAGTTTGCAATTTGGAGTGTAGAAACACATCAATTAAATTTAATTATGGATGAACGTAAAACCGATGTTGCTACAGTGCAGAAAAATATTTTAGCAGTTGGTCATGATGTTTTATTAGAAGAAGATAAAAAAATAGAAGCAACAATAGAAGCTTATAATTCTGTGCATCCTTGTTGTAAATATAGAGATGATGAGATTATTCTAGATCATAAAGGCGAATTGAAAAAACAAAAAAAGCAATAG
- the groES gene encoding co-chaperone GroES produces MGLNIKPLADRVLVEPAPAETRTASGLIIPDNAKEKPQQGTVVAIGNGKKDEPLIVKVGDTVLYSKYGGTDLKLEGKDYLMMRESDILAII; encoded by the coding sequence ATGGGATTAAACATTAAACCTTTAGCAGACAGAGTTCTTGTAGAACCTGCTCCAGCAGAAACAAGAACAGCATCTGGATTAATTATACCAGACAACGCAAAAGAAAAACCACAGCAAGGAACTGTTGTAGCTATTGGAAACGGTAAAAAAGACGAACCTTTAATCGTTAAAGTTGGTGACACTGTTTTATACAGTAAATATGGTGGAACAGATTTAAAATTAGAAGGTAAAGATTATTTAATGATGCGTGAATCTGATATTCTAGCAATTATTTAA